In Paralcaligenes sp. KSB-10, the following are encoded in one genomic region:
- the glmS gene encoding glutamine--fructose-6-phosphate transaminase (isomerizing), with the protein MCGIVGAVAQRDITPILLEGLKRLEYRGYDSCGVAVYSNGELRRARSTERVAELENQIRQENLSGFTGIAHTRWATHGAPATHNAHPHFSGQGKGAARIALVHNGIIENHDELRAELQATGYVFESQTDTEVIAHLIDHLYTGDLFEAVQQATRRLTGAYAIAVFCRDEPHRVVGARQGSPLIVGRGTNENFLASDALALAGTTDQIVYLEDGDVVDLQLARIWILDADGRPVDREVHTVHVHTGAAELGPYRHYMQKEIFEQPRAVGDTLQDIESITPELFGDGAYKIFKDIDNVLVLACGTSYYAGLTARYWIESIAKIPVNVEIASEYRYRDSVPNPRTLVVTISQSGETADTLAALKHARQLGMEHTLTICNVATSAMVRECKLSYITRAGVEIGVASTKAFTTQLTALFLLTLALAQSKGRLTEEQEAEQLKALRHLPVAIGAVLALEPQIMAWADRFASKENALFLGRGMHYPIALEGALKLKEISYIHAEAYPAGELKHGPLALVTEHMPVVTIAPRDQLLEKLKSNMQEVHARGGELYVFADADTKMGSSDGIHVIRMPEHYGKLSPILHTIPLQLLAYHTACARGTDVDKPRNLAKSVTVE; encoded by the coding sequence ATGTGTGGCATTGTTGGCGCCGTTGCGCAACGCGACATCACCCCGATTCTTCTTGAAGGTCTCAAGCGCCTTGAATACCGCGGCTACGACTCGTGCGGCGTGGCGGTGTATTCCAATGGCGAATTGCGGCGCGCCCGCAGCACCGAACGGGTTGCCGAACTTGAAAATCAAATCCGGCAAGAGAACCTCAGCGGCTTTACCGGCATTGCCCATACCCGCTGGGCCACGCACGGCGCGCCTGCCACGCACAATGCCCATCCGCATTTTTCCGGGCAGGGAAAAGGGGCGGCCCGCATCGCCTTGGTGCATAACGGCATCATCGAAAATCACGACGAATTGCGCGCCGAATTGCAGGCCACCGGCTATGTTTTTGAAAGCCAGACCGACACCGAAGTCATTGCCCACCTTATCGACCACCTGTACACCGGCGATCTGTTCGAGGCCGTGCAGCAGGCCACGCGCCGCCTGACCGGCGCCTACGCCATTGCCGTATTCTGCCGCGACGAGCCGCATCGCGTGGTCGGCGCCCGCCAGGGCTCGCCCTTGATTGTGGGCCGCGGCACCAATGAAAACTTCCTGGCCTCCGACGCGCTGGCTCTCGCCGGCACCACCGACCAGATCGTGTACCTTGAAGACGGCGATGTCGTCGACCTGCAGCTTGCGCGCATCTGGATCCTTGATGCCGACGGCCGCCCGGTCGATCGTGAAGTCCATACCGTACATGTGCATACCGGCGCCGCCGAGCTCGGCCCCTATCGCCATTACATGCAAAAGGAAATCTTCGAACAGCCGCGCGCCGTGGGCGACACCCTGCAAGACATCGAGAGCATCACACCTGAACTGTTCGGCGACGGCGCCTACAAGATTTTCAAGGATATCGACAACGTCCTGGTCCTGGCTTGCGGCACCAGCTACTACGCCGGCCTGACCGCCCGCTACTGGATCGAATCGATTGCCAAGATTCCTGTCAACGTTGAAATTGCCAGCGAATACCGCTATCGCGACAGCGTGCCCAACCCGCGCACCCTGGTCGTGACCATTTCCCAGTCCGGCGAAACCGCCGACACCCTGGCCGCCCTGAAACATGCGCGCCAACTGGGCATGGAACACACCCTTACCATCTGCAATGTGGCCACCAGCGCCATGGTGCGCGAATGCAAGCTGAGCTACATCACTCGCGCCGGCGTCGAAATCGGCGTGGCATCCACCAAAGCATTCACTACCCAATTGACCGCCTTGTTTCTCCTGACGCTGGCACTGGCGCAAAGCAAGGGCCGTCTGACCGAAGAGCAAGAGGCCGAGCAACTGAAGGCCTTGCGCCACCTGCCTGTGGCCATCGGCGCCGTGCTTGCGCTGGAGCCGCAAATCATGGCCTGGGCCGATCGTTTCGCGAGCAAGGAAAACGCCTTGTTCCTGGGGCGCGGCATGCATTACCCCATTGCCCTGGAAGGCGCGCTCAAGCTTAAGGAAATCAGCTATATTCACGCCGAAGCCTATCCCGCGGGCGAACTCAAGCACGGCCCGCTGGCGCTGGTGACCGAACACATGCCCGTCGTTACCATCGCTCCGCGCGACCAACTGCTGGAAAAGCTCAAGTCCAATATGCAGGAAGTGCATGCGCGCGGCGGCGAACTCTATGTGTTTGCCGACGCCGACACCAAGATGGGCAGCAGCGACGGCATCCATGTGATCCGCATGCCGGAGCATTATGGCAAGCTCTCGCCCATCTTGCACACGATACCGCTGCAATTGCTGGCGTATCACACGGCGTGTGCGAGGGGAACGGATGTGGATAAGCCGAGGAATCTGGCGAAGAGTGTGACGGTGGAATAG
- a CDS encoding PDR/VanB family oxidoreductase, which yields MSTPALNALVHTMRYEAKGIVSLELHPAMGDAVFPAFEPGAHIDLHLPNGLVRNYSLLNPATERQRYVVGVLDDRNSRGGSRYVHQQLRVGMVLPVSAPRNNFPLCESAQHSVLLAGGIGVTPMLSMLQSLAARARQVEFIYCARSRSEAAFVRKIESYAGLPGVRLRWHFDEEEEGPPDLRQLLAGHTADTHLYGCGPAPMLYAFERTCEELGYANVHIERFAVSSASVSAVAERVADELNGYCVELRRSGKTLQVPVGVSLLDALLEAGISHDYSCKEGLCGACETRVLAGEVDHRDSILTKSERAANNTMMVCVSRCKRGPLVLDI from the coding sequence ATGTCCACTCCTGCTTTGAACGCCCTTGTCCATACCATGCGCTATGAGGCCAAGGGCATAGTCAGCCTCGAATTACACCCGGCAATGGGCGATGCCGTTTTCCCTGCGTTTGAACCGGGCGCGCACATTGACTTGCATTTACCCAATGGATTGGTACGCAATTATTCATTGCTCAATCCGGCGACGGAGCGCCAGCGTTATGTAGTGGGTGTGCTTGACGATCGCAATAGCCGTGGCGGTTCGCGCTATGTGCACCAGCAATTGAGGGTCGGTATGGTATTGCCGGTTTCCGCACCTCGCAACAATTTTCCTTTGTGCGAATCGGCACAGCACAGCGTGTTGCTTGCGGGCGGTATCGGCGTGACACCCATGCTGAGCATGCTGCAGTCGCTGGCGGCGCGGGCCAGGCAGGTGGAATTCATCTATTGCGCACGGTCCCGCAGCGAAGCCGCTTTCGTTCGCAAGATTGAGTCGTATGCTGGCTTGCCTGGAGTGCGCTTGCGGTGGCACTTCGATGAAGAGGAAGAAGGGCCGCCGGATTTGAGGCAGCTTCTGGCAGGACATACGGCCGATACGCATTTATACGGTTGCGGTCCTGCGCCCATGCTGTATGCGTTCGAACGCACTTGCGAAGAACTGGGCTATGCAAATGTGCATATTGAGCGATTTGCGGTGTCTTCTGCGTCAGTTTCGGCCGTCGCGGAACGTGTGGCCGATGAGCTGAACGGATATTGTGTCGAATTGCGGCGCAGTGGCAAGACTCTTCAGGTCCCCGTTGGCGTTTCCTTGCTCGACGCATTGCTGGAGGCTGGCATATCCCATGACTACAGTTGCAAGGAGGGTTTGTGCGGCGCCTGCGAAACCCGAGTGCTGGCTGGCGAAGTGGACCATCGCGACAGCATCCTGACCAAGTCCGAACGCGCCGCCAACAACACAATGATGGTCTGTGTGTCCCGTTGCAAGCGTGGGCCGCTAGTGCTGGATATTTGA
- a CDS encoding IclR family transcriptional regulator has protein sequence MPLSELLTPIEPISIQQRRTQVHAVTRALSILTAFNSGEVFLTLTELARRTGMHKPTVLRLARTLAASRFLARREDGAWRLGPAAGLIGSFYQAQFDLDFAIEPILRELSTLTGESASFYVYEGNLRSCLTRCDGPAGIPDHVRSGEVLPLHKGAPGWVILAALGQPGPMYEKIRRTGFHYTCGERAPGVSSVAAAVRGKHGAVLGAVSTSGPVKRLTEARLLSHAPATIDAARRLGISLGAMPATALRAAWHP, from the coding sequence ATGCCGCTTTCCGAGCTTCTGACACCGATTGAGCCGATAAGTATTCAGCAGCGCCGCACACAGGTGCATGCAGTGACCCGGGCTTTATCGATCTTGACTGCCTTCAATAGCGGCGAGGTTTTCTTGACGCTTACCGAGCTTGCGCGCCGAACCGGTATGCACAAGCCGACGGTGCTTCGACTGGCACGAACCTTGGCCGCCTCGCGTTTTCTCGCCCGCCGCGAAGACGGGGCATGGCGGCTCGGGCCCGCAGCAGGCCTTATCGGATCGTTCTATCAGGCACAGTTCGACCTCGACTTCGCCATAGAACCCATCCTGCGTGAGCTTTCCACACTAACTGGTGAAAGCGCATCCTTCTATGTCTACGAAGGCAACCTGCGCAGTTGCCTCACGCGGTGCGATGGGCCCGCCGGCATACCTGACCACGTACGTTCAGGCGAGGTTCTCCCCCTTCACAAAGGCGCGCCCGGTTGGGTCATACTGGCGGCATTAGGGCAGCCGGGCCCTATGTACGAGAAGATCCGTCGCACGGGCTTTCATTACACATGCGGGGAAAGGGCTCCGGGCGTTTCAAGCGTGGCAGCCGCGGTAAGAGGCAAGCACGGAGCGGTCCTTGGGGCTGTCAGCACTTCGGGTCCGGTAAAGCGCTTGACAGAAGCTCGTCTGCTGAGCCATGCCCCGGCCACCATTGATGCAGCGAGACGACTGGGTATAAGTCTGGGCGCCATGCCGGCTACGGCGCTGCGCGCGGCCTGGCACCCCTGA
- a CDS encoding SDR family NAD(P)-dependent oxidoreductase, producing MARLVSRTALITGAGAGIGAACARLFCAEGAAVMLVDADAVALEKTVRAIRSEQPQACLAHLAADVADGSLALAAVQRCVEVHGGLDILVNNAAMRNYSTVADASVAEWQAMINVNLLGAANYCRAALPLLRRSGHGSIVNVSSCYAVTGRKGMGIYDTTKAGQLALTRTLAHEEAEHGVRANAVCPGSTLTDFHISKALANGKSVDRLKTERQSTSLLGRWASPEEIAWPILWLASGEASFVTGAALMVDGGLSIM from the coding sequence ATGGCTAGGCTTGTGAGCAGGACGGCGCTTATTACTGGCGCGGGGGCAGGTATCGGCGCTGCTTGCGCGCGGCTGTTTTGCGCTGAAGGCGCGGCCGTCATGCTGGTCGATGCCGATGCGGTGGCTCTTGAGAAAACGGTGCGCGCGATTCGCTCGGAGCAGCCGCAGGCTTGTCTTGCGCACCTGGCCGCCGATGTGGCCGACGGGTCTTTGGCGCTTGCCGCAGTACAGCGTTGTGTTGAAGTGCATGGCGGTCTGGATATTTTGGTGAATAACGCGGCGATGCGCAATTACTCTACTGTTGCCGACGCGTCGGTCGCCGAATGGCAGGCAATGATCAATGTGAATTTGCTTGGCGCCGCCAATTACTGTCGAGCGGCATTGCCGCTACTGCGTCGCTCGGGACACGGCAGCATCGTGAATGTGTCTTCTTGCTATGCCGTGACTGGTCGCAAGGGCATGGGCATTTACGATACGACCAAGGCGGGCCAGCTTGCCCTTACCCGCACGCTGGCGCACGAAGAAGCTGAACATGGCGTGCGAGCCAATGCAGTCTGCCCTGGCTCCACATTGACCGATTTTCATATTTCCAAGGCTTTGGCCAATGGGAAGAGCGTAGACCGACTCAAGACCGAGCGGCAGAGCACATCGCTGCTAGGCCGCTGGGCAAGCCCGGAAGAAATCGCCTGGCCGATCCTCTGGCTTGCGTCCGGCGAGGCGTCGTTCGTGACGGGCGCTGCATTGATGGTCGATGGTGGTTTATCGATTATGTAG
- a CDS encoding tripartite tricarboxylate transporter substrate binding protein, translating into MKQVTSILKNASIKFFSLACATAFCLGIQIAHAHDVWPSRAVRIVVPYAPGGAVDVATRKIAQKLTEQTGQSFVVENKPGATGTIGVSQVAHAAADGYTLVANDTTYSLLPFVFKKLPFDHDHDLEPVAAFLFAPMVLVTNADGKYKTLQDLLAAAKNKPGTVTYGSGGLGTTPYFAAEALGIAADVKFMHVPFKGAAEATKAILSHIIDFQFASTSGVMGNIRSGKLLPLAISGSKRSSALSKVPTFSEASVKNFQGVVNWTGLWAPRGTPPAVIERLQKEISTAIAAPDMKSFADNMGIEARYLDANAFKKMLSETSVMWGNVASKINFQKH; encoded by the coding sequence ATGAAACAAGTCACTTCTATTTTGAAGAACGCAAGCATCAAGTTTTTTTCACTCGCGTGTGCAACAGCATTTTGTTTGGGAATCCAAATAGCTCACGCTCATGACGTTTGGCCTTCCAGAGCTGTACGTATTGTCGTGCCCTATGCGCCCGGAGGCGCGGTTGACGTTGCAACACGGAAAATCGCACAAAAGCTGACTGAGCAGACGGGGCAAAGCTTTGTTGTGGAAAATAAGCCAGGCGCAACCGGAACCATCGGAGTCAGTCAAGTGGCTCATGCGGCGGCCGATGGCTATACATTGGTTGCGAACGACACTACCTACTCGCTACTGCCGTTCGTATTCAAGAAGCTGCCTTTTGATCACGATCACGACCTCGAGCCCGTAGCGGCCTTTCTGTTTGCCCCAATGGTTCTGGTGACAAATGCCGATGGGAAATATAAAACGTTGCAGGATCTGCTTGCCGCCGCCAAAAATAAGCCTGGCACTGTTACCTACGGGTCAGGTGGACTAGGCACCACACCATATTTCGCAGCGGAGGCGCTTGGTATTGCGGCTGACGTGAAATTCATGCATGTGCCTTTCAAAGGGGCCGCGGAAGCTACCAAGGCTATCTTGAGCCATATTATCGACTTCCAGTTCGCATCCACTTCCGGCGTTATGGGTAATATCCGCAGCGGCAAACTGCTTCCTTTGGCTATCAGCGGCAGCAAGCGCAGCAGCGCACTGTCAAAAGTTCCTACTTTTTCCGAAGCCAGCGTCAAAAATTTCCAAGGGGTGGTCAATTGGACAGGGTTATGGGCGCCGCGAGGCACGCCCCCTGCCGTGATCGAGCGGTTGCAAAAGGAAATTTCGACGGCCATTGCTGCCCCGGATATGAAGTCATTCGCCGACAATATGGGTATCGAGGCACGTTATCTCGACGCGAACGCATTCAAGAAAATGCTTTCGGAAACCAGTGTTATGTGGGGTAATGTGGCATCGAAGATCAATTTCCAGAAACACTGA
- a CDS encoding cupin domain-containing protein yields the protein MSEEHQHKDWRTEGVSVIHGNQLDTNTAQTPGMNRAAAINYARVGAQKLWAGTVTIFPKAKTGVHHHGALESVIYIVRGNARMRWGDHLEFVAEAGAGDFIYVPPYVPHQEINASDDEPLECVLVRSDNEAVVINLDIDAVEKPEEVYWVDPIHKHPHPHD from the coding sequence ATGAGTGAAGAGCATCAGCATAAAGACTGGCGCACCGAGGGCGTCAGCGTCATCCACGGAAACCAGCTCGACACCAATACGGCACAAACACCCGGCATGAACCGTGCCGCGGCAATCAATTATGCCCGCGTCGGCGCGCAAAAACTATGGGCCGGCACGGTCACCATTTTCCCCAAGGCCAAAACGGGTGTCCACCACCACGGGGCCCTGGAAAGCGTTATTTATATTGTGCGCGGCAACGCCCGCATGCGCTGGGGCGATCATCTGGAATTCGTGGCCGAGGCCGGAGCGGGCGACTTCATCTATGTGCCGCCGTATGTCCCGCACCAGGAAATCAACGCCAGCGACGACGAGCCCCTGGAATGCGTACTGGTGCGCAGCGACAACGAAGCCGTTGTCATCAACCTGGATATCGACGCCGTCGAAAAGCCCGAGGAAGTGTACTGGGTAGACCCTATCCACAAGCATCCGCACCCGCACGATTGA
- a CDS encoding Lrp/AsnC family transcriptional regulator produces MIKKSRPLAALDELDRRILEQMQADSSLTNQDLAHRVHASAPTCLRRVRRLIEEGVIEKQVAILDPEKLGYTLTAIVEITLDVQTAEYLDQFEASVADEAAVLQCYRVSPGPDFLVIAQVPDMPAYHAMAHRVFTSQANVRNVRTFFSIHRSKFETRIPV; encoded by the coding sequence ATGATTAAAAAATCAAGACCGCTTGCGGCCCTGGACGAACTGGACCGGCGCATTCTGGAACAGATGCAGGCCGACAGTTCGCTGACCAACCAGGACTTGGCCCATCGGGTTCATGCCTCGGCCCCGACCTGCCTGCGCCGCGTGCGGCGGCTGATCGAGGAAGGCGTGATTGAAAAACAGGTCGCCATACTTGATCCGGAAAAACTGGGCTATACGCTGACGGCTATTGTCGAGATCACGCTGGATGTACAAACCGCCGAGTACCTGGACCAATTCGAGGCCAGTGTCGCAGATGAAGCGGCCGTATTGCAATGCTATCGTGTATCACCCGGACCGGACTTCCTGGTGATTGCCCAGGTACCCGATATGCCGGCTTACCATGCCATGGCGCATCGCGTGTTTACCTCGCAGGCAAACGTGCGCAATGTGCGCACGTTTTTTTCGATACACCGCAGCAAGTTCGAAACGCGTATTCCGGTGTAG
- a CDS encoding beta-propeller fold lactonase family protein, which yields MTGSFCSSDRPESFFGAIGSRLVQYQLSQAGNLSECTSVMLPLNVQYGCFDAGRALAYVVCSDGGVSSAGNRHQLVQLSFGRRRFLLMGEPIELPHRPIHVVLDDNRRRLAVAYNRPAALTVHGLNKEGLVQGSAVRIDDPGVVGHFPHQAIPMPGSDDLLLTCRGDNATAEYGENPGSLRVIGVEGDKAFCAQIVAPNGGFGFGPRNCAFHPKAPWLYAVLERQNALSMFRTLDGAIGVQPAFTVGLLDNPLAIQDPQLAGAIVVHPDGRTIYVVNRSHAKPPAHGLPMSGGGENSIVVFSVDPSNGRPRLLQRVALQGMHARCAMISQAGNLLIAAVRQPSLRRKAGKVTECPAGFSIFRIVENGRLDPLGHHAVNVGGDQLFWAGLETQRW from the coding sequence ATGACCGGCTCATTTTGCTCATCTGATCGGCCGGAGAGTTTTTTCGGCGCGATTGGAAGCCGTCTTGTTCAATATCAACTGAGCCAGGCTGGCAATCTGTCGGAGTGCACCTCCGTAATGTTGCCGCTCAATGTTCAGTATGGTTGCTTCGACGCTGGCCGCGCGCTCGCATATGTGGTGTGCAGCGATGGAGGAGTCTCAAGCGCTGGTAATCGCCACCAATTGGTTCAATTGTCGTTTGGTAGACGGCGTTTTCTTTTGATGGGCGAGCCGATTGAGCTTCCCCATCGCCCGATTCACGTGGTATTGGATGACAACCGGCGCCGGCTGGCCGTTGCCTACAACCGACCCGCTGCGTTGACGGTGCATGGCCTGAATAAAGAAGGGTTGGTGCAGGGCTCTGCCGTTCGGATTGACGATCCGGGTGTGGTTGGACATTTCCCGCATCAGGCCATCCCTATGCCTGGCAGCGACGACTTACTTCTTACGTGTCGAGGCGACAATGCCACGGCAGAGTATGGCGAGAATCCCGGATCGCTTCGTGTGATCGGCGTCGAGGGCGATAAGGCCTTCTGCGCACAGATCGTTGCTCCCAATGGCGGTTTCGGCTTCGGGCCCCGGAATTGTGCCTTCCACCCGAAAGCTCCCTGGCTTTATGCCGTGCTGGAGCGACAGAATGCACTCTCGATGTTCAGAACTCTCGATGGCGCCATAGGCGTCCAGCCGGCATTTACGGTCGGGTTATTGGACAATCCGCTTGCGATCCAAGACCCTCAACTGGCAGGCGCCATCGTCGTTCATCCGGATGGCCGCACGATCTATGTCGTCAACCGTTCGCATGCCAAGCCGCCCGCCCACGGCCTGCCTATGTCTGGCGGGGGCGAAAACAGCATAGTAGTTTTCAGTGTCGACCCGTCGAACGGCCGCCCCCGCCTGCTACAGAGAGTAGCGCTTCAGGGTATGCACGCCAGATGTGCAATGATTTCGCAAGCGGGCAATCTGCTGATCGCCGCGGTTCGCCAGCCAAGCTTGCGACGCAAGGCGGGCAAAGTCACTGAGTGCCCGGCTGGGTTCAGCATTTTTCGCATTGTCGAAAATGGCCGTCTCGACCCTCTTGGTCATCATGCCGTAAATGTGGGGGGCGACCAGCTTTTTTGGGCGGGGCTCGAGACGCAGCGTTGGTGA
- a CDS encoding tripartite tricarboxylate transporter substrate binding protein: MTRLYTRRTVVALAAAVLTAAAPAAMAQKPAYPNHPVKVVVPFTPGGNADSTARIFAEAYAKLFGQSFVVENKGGAGGMIGALQVVRAEPDGYTVLISTTGPIVSSWQLAGKAAAYSLADLKPVTLLTKVPDVLVVNASSSFKTYADLAGSAKTRSNIKFGHPGNGTAGHVNILQMQKALGAKFILAGYKGSGPAVRDLLGGQLDAVATDLPSVLPFVKAGKLRALGVVFPERVASLPDVPTMAEVHQPEVDIAPFAALMVPRNTPQAIVARLAEASKKVLADTSVRQRVAAIGGIPVGLSGAGLDALLKQQVATYADLIKSGLLTTQ; this comes from the coding sequence ATGACCCGCCTTTACACTCGACGCACTGTGGTTGCCTTGGCCGCCGCAGTATTGACAGCCGCCGCCCCTGCCGCGATGGCGCAGAAGCCAGCTTATCCGAACCACCCGGTCAAGGTGGTTGTTCCTTTCACTCCGGGGGGGAACGCCGACAGCACGGCGCGTATCTTCGCAGAGGCTTACGCCAAGCTGTTTGGCCAGTCGTTCGTTGTCGAGAACAAGGGAGGGGCGGGTGGCATGATCGGCGCATTGCAGGTCGTGCGGGCCGAACCGGATGGCTACACTGTCCTCATATCGACCACGGGGCCCATTGTCTCCAGTTGGCAACTGGCGGGCAAGGCCGCGGCATACAGCCTGGCCGACCTGAAGCCGGTAACATTGCTCACTAAAGTGCCCGACGTACTGGTTGTCAATGCAAGCTCGAGCTTCAAGACATATGCCGACCTGGCCGGCAGCGCAAAAACACGAAGCAATATCAAGTTCGGTCATCCCGGTAATGGAACTGCCGGCCACGTCAACATCTTGCAGATGCAGAAGGCGCTCGGCGCCAAATTCATTCTGGCGGGGTACAAAGGGAGTGGGCCCGCCGTACGAGACCTGCTCGGAGGCCAGTTGGATGCCGTGGCAACCGATCTGCCTTCGGTGCTGCCATTTGTCAAAGCGGGAAAGCTCCGCGCCCTGGGTGTCGTTTTCCCCGAGCGAGTAGCATCGCTGCCCGATGTTCCGACCATGGCGGAAGTCCATCAGCCCGAAGTGGACATCGCGCCTTTTGCCGCCTTGATGGTGCCGCGCAATACGCCTCAGGCAATTGTTGCACGGCTTGCCGAAGCGAGTAAGAAGGTTTTGGCTGATACCTCGGTCCGCCAGCGAGTGGCGGCTATCGGCGGTATTCCGGTGGGCCTGAGCGGAGCGGGCTTAGATGCGCTATTAAAGCAGCAAGTGGCTACATATGCCGACTTGATCAAGTCGGGGCTGCTCACTACACAATAG
- a CDS encoding alpha-hydroxy acid oxidase, which translates to MTTLPPSPLKQQQGPAPNARKLLPRRLRNILSLGDFENAARRHLPRPIFGYISGGVEDNASLAENRASFAKWMFKTNVLVNVSRRSQSTVLMGRTYTAPFGIAPMGLCALCAFDGDMAMARAAEAAGIPYVLSGASLTRMEDIARAAPTCGWFQAYIPGEAAHIEALVERVHAAGFSTLVTTVDTATLANRENNIRVGFSTPLRPSARLAWDGITRPRWLFGTLARTLISRGMLHFENAGAGRGVPVISRSVVRQFGLRDHLSWEHLDLIRRLWKGRLIVKGIIDADDVRKAEQHGADGVILSNHGGRQLDGSMTSLAALADASLAKGSMALMLDSGVRRGTDVLKALGLGADYVFVGRPMIYAAAINGQAGVAHAIKLLQDEIHRDMALLGVNRLTELSPEKLVPR; encoded by the coding sequence ATGACAACCTTGCCCCCAAGCCCGCTCAAGCAACAACAGGGCCCGGCCCCCAATGCGCGCAAGCTGTTGCCCAGGCGTTTGCGCAATATCCTGTCGCTGGGCGACTTCGAAAACGCTGCGCGCAGACACCTACCCCGGCCCATCTTCGGCTATATCAGTGGGGGGGTTGAGGACAACGCGTCGCTGGCCGAGAACCGCGCGTCTTTCGCGAAATGGATGTTCAAAACAAATGTCCTTGTCAACGTATCGCGACGCAGCCAAAGTACCGTTCTCATGGGCCGAACATACACCGCGCCCTTTGGCATTGCGCCGATGGGCCTCTGTGCGCTCTGTGCATTCGATGGCGACATGGCCATGGCTCGGGCGGCCGAGGCGGCCGGTATTCCCTATGTGCTAAGCGGAGCATCCCTGACACGGATGGAGGACATAGCTCGCGCCGCACCTACCTGCGGATGGTTTCAAGCCTATATACCCGGGGAAGCCGCACATATTGAAGCGCTCGTGGAACGTGTGCACGCAGCAGGATTCAGCACTTTGGTAACGACGGTCGATACTGCCACCTTGGCCAACCGGGAAAACAACATCCGTGTCGGCTTTTCCACCCCGCTACGGCCGAGCGCGCGCTTGGCCTGGGACGGCATTACGCGCCCTCGCTGGCTGTTCGGCACGTTGGCCAGAACCCTCATCAGCCGCGGCATGCTGCATTTCGAAAATGCGGGAGCCGGGCGCGGCGTACCTGTCATTTCCCGTAGTGTTGTTCGCCAGTTCGGACTGCGTGACCATCTGTCCTGGGAGCACCTCGATCTGATACGGCGCCTATGGAAGGGGCGGCTGATTGTCAAGGGCATCATTGATGCGGATGATGTTCGAAAGGCGGAGCAACATGGCGCGGATGGCGTCATCTTGTCGAACCACGGAGGGCGCCAACTGGACGGATCGATGACCTCCCTTGCCGCGCTGGCCGACGCATCCCTCGCCAAGGGTTCCATGGCACTCATGCTCGACAGCGGGGTACGACGGGGAACCGACGTGCTGAAGGCGCTGGGGCTTGGCGCAGACTATGTTTTCGTCGGCCGGCCCATGATTTACGCGGCGGCCATCAACGGGCAAGCCGGCGTAGCTCACGCAATCAAGCTGCTGCAGGACGAGATCCACCGCGATATGGCTTTGCTGGGGGTCAACCGGCTTACGGAACTTTCCCCCGAAAAACTGGTGCCGCGCTGA